GACTCCTGCGGCAACCATGAGAGTAGATatttgccatccatccatccctttgCCAACAGCAGCCATGAAGATGATGCAACATTGGCCTGCAGAAAGCTCGCaggtggttggggggggggggctctgtgGAGCGGTTCAGCTTTACCTTTGTCCTCTGATGcaaagtggcggcggcggcggaggaggaggcagcGCTGGCCCGATCGCAAAGTGACACTCGAGCCGTTCGAAGGCTTTGACTTCTGACGACGTTGTTGCTCAAGCCGGAGAGAAAAGCACGTTCCGTCCTTACGATTGCCATTCCAGACGTTTCCATTGCAAATGGCTTCAAAGTTGCTTGATTCCAATGACATCATTCCCTCGCCAATAACCGGGAAAGGATGGTGTGCCAAAATCAAAGcaatccacatctttgtttcttTTGAATGCGTTTGAAAGAAGGCGTGCTGATCGCGTTGTGATGCTCTTACGCAACCGCTGGACGAAGGATAACAGTCAGCTCGAGcatgacttttttgtttttccagataGATGGCAAGTTGGGATGGGCACTTGATTGCCATCATCTTgccgtgttgttgttgttgttgttgtttttccagaTCGATGGGAAGACGCGACGGGCACTTTACCGCGATCATGCCTTTTGCACattggcctgcctgcctgcctgcctgcctgactcGTTGGCCTGTTTGTCTTGAACTCTTGAACTATTTCACTGATGACGCTCGTAACAAAGTCGGTCGGTCGCTTTGCAACAACTTGGCGGCAGGCGCTTTGAGATCAAACGAAGCGAGCGTGCGCTGTGCGTGTCAAAGCGCCGTGACGTCACGCACCTTGCGGGTAGCAGGAAGCGCTCGCGTCCGACACTCATTCGATTCGCTTGTCGAGTCggagcagccagccagccaaagccagccagcccgcccgccagcccgccagcccgccagccagccagccagccagccagccagcccgcccgccagccagccatccaactagccagcccgcccgcccgccagcatGAAGCTCGTGACAATCACCCTGCTCTTGTTCGTCCACACGGCAGGTAGGAGAACTTTTTACACTTTGCAGTCCGATCCAAGTTGGTGACAATTGGCGAAGCGTCAAGCCGCCATTTTCACATCTTGAAGCCGTTCAATTGATTGTCATCACAAGTTGCTTTGAAAAAGGCCCACGTTGTTGCGACGCCTGCAATGTTTTGCGCCTTCCTTTTGCCAATTGCATTTAAAGGACGTCGTcgtcgatggatggatggatttttcatcTGTCATATTGCTTTGATACTTTTGGCCAGCTCTCATCTCCTCGTACCAAGTCGTACGTATGTAGCGTGACAACGAAAGGCATTCGGAGCGCAAAATGGCTCTGCACAACAAAGCTCCATGCTCAAATCTATCTTGTGCCTTGAAGTAGCTTTGTGCCTGCTGGGTGTCCACAGTGCGAGTAAGAGCATGCGCTGGCCACCTCTGCTTTTCCAGATCTGACAAGTAGCAACTGCGACGGCGTGAAGGATCAGGTGGTGTTCTGCGCAGCTGACAGCAGCCTCAAAATAGAAGCTCCCGATACTGGCTACGCGTGGCACTTCGGAACAGCCAACGTTGCCGTCGACAGTGCTCtgaccgcagacccaacctcaaAGAAGTTGACGGGCACCCTGGCAGCAAAGCACACTGGCGTGTACTTGGCCACCAAAGACGGTTCACCGACGGGCAAGTTCACCATCATTGTGGATGCCGGTAAGTCGCGCGACTGTCGTCCCGGGTGGCTGCTTTTGGTGGGAAAACAGCAGCGcgcgcgcgctcgctcgctccaatTCAGCAAGATTGGCTGATTGTTGATTTTGGCAGCAAATTGAAAAGCGAGCCAGTCACTTGACGAGTCCATCTGCGTGCGTGTACTTTGTGATTTGACCGCCTGCGCTCGGATACTGGGGTGAATAACTCATACAACTGTTTTGGGCTTTTTCAGTCACGTGCACCAAAAACGAGGAATGCCAGGTCGGGACCGGTAGCTCCATACTTTTGAACTCCGAACTGGGTAATGGTGCTGACTCCTGGAGCTTGACGAAAGGAGACTCTTCCGTGGAGACTCTCGGTGATGATCCGCCCAAGTTCACCGCCGAGAAGAAAGAGTTGGGCCTCTTCAACGTGCAAAAAACTCAAAGCGGGACGTACAAGGCCACGAAGTCAGCAGACAACGCTGAATTTCCAGTCACCGTCAGCGACAAAAGTAAGTTTGGCGCCGCGGCCCTCGCGCTCCTTTCGCTCGCCGCAAAGTGTCGACGGAGGTAGCCGCTCAAACGATTGAGTGACTACGACGACGGGATTATTGCGGCGGGCGGCGCGCGTCGAAGACAaagagccgccgccgccattttGTTCTCCGTTCAAACTAAGTGTTGACATGGACTTGATCAATGCACGTTTTCACACCTTCAGCCTCTGTTCAGCCCGCCATTTTTTGGAAGGGCCGCCCTCCCCGACGACTGCGTTTGTTGTAAGTGAGAAAGTGCAAATGCCTGCCCTTGAAATTGACTCTGGTTTGTTTCCTCTTCCCAACAGCTCCCGTCTCCGTGGCCAGCGTCAAGAAGGGAGTGGGCTGCGTTGCGACCTTAGAGTGCGAGGTCACCGGTGATGCCAAAACCATCGAATGGACCAAGGACGGAGCTAAGCTGACTTCTAAAGGGAAAACGTTGACCGTCGACGACAAGTCTGCTCCCTACGCCTGCGAGGTCCAGGGCTACCACGGTGGTGCTGCGGTGACTAGCGCCTCCTTCCCCTACACCTACGCAGGTGAGTAAGGAAAGCACCATCCCAGAAAAATTGCAAAGCGCGACTTTCCTGTTTTTGACAGCTCCCGAGGCCGTCTCAAAGGTCACGATCGAACGGACCGCCAGCGTCCTCACGTGTACCGCCGACGGTCCCGTCAAAACGTGGGCGTGGCTGACGTTCGGAAACGTGCCTGTCACAGCAAGCGACGGCACAGTGGACCGTGATCCGTCCAAGTTCAATTTGGCCTCCGGGGCCAAAGGCGAGTTCAGTTGCAAGGTCACCGACTGCCAGGACAATACCAAGTCCTCCCAGTTCTTGCGCGTCGGTGGAAAGGTGGACCCCACCGGTACCCCCACCGGCGCGGGCGGCACTACGAGTGAGTACTTGCACGTCAGTGGGTGGagccccgccccgcccgcccAGCCGCCAATGTTTGCCATCTTTGCTCTAGCACCAGGCGCAGCCACCCAGGGCACGTCCTGCTCTGTCGCTCTGTTGGTGATAAGCGTCCTCATTGAGCTCTacgtggtgatgatgatgtagaccgaggccggccggccggccgggtgaGTCGCCGTTTTCCTTCCGTCCACCGTGGCCGCGTTGcactgccttgccttgccttgccttgccttgccttgccttgccttgcccaaCCCAACCGGCGGCTGTCTGTCTGCTTTTCCTCAGACGAGAAGATCCTGGAGGCCAGCGGCGCGCGGGCCCTTCCATTTTTCTCTTTCCATTCATTCAGCAATAAAAAGAATTTGTGTATCAGCAGCAAGAAGACCGGAAAAAAAGCACGAAACCCAGAAAGCAGCGGCTCGGGAGAAGCgggaaggcggcggcggcagcggcgttgACGGCGGCACGAGACCCTCGCTCGCACATCTGGAGGGAGGGCACCGGCGCCTGAGCGGTTGGCCTTGGACTTGTTTGCAGCAGGGGAGGGGCCGAGAGTGAAGCGGGAAAGCTTTGTTTCTGTTTGTGCTTTTTTGGTCTCGTTCAATTTTCTTCGACTTCTTCCGTCGATTATGATTTACAATGGATGATGTCACTCACCGTTAGCGTTGGGGAGGGAGGTTGGCAACGCGATTGGGTTGCGTGCTGCAACTGTTTGTTGGTTGGTCTTCAATTTACGCCGTTTATTAGCATGCTTACTACTCGAGTTATGATCAATTTATGATGTGGTTTACAATGGATGATGTCACTCAACCTTAGCATTGGGGAGGGAggttggcaggcaggcaggcaaacgTTTTGTTGGGACGCGCTGGAAGGTGGTCAACGTGACTGGCTCAATCGGACGATTGGGTCAATTGGATGGTGCAACTTTGGCATTTGCTTTCAACAAATGCAGCATCGCGAGGCATCGCGTTGCATTGGATTGCCGTGAACTTGGATGGTGCAACTTTGCCTTGGTGTCATGTATGCGAAGGGATTGCCGTGAATTTGGATGGTGCAACTTTGCCTTGGTGTCATGTCCTGTATCCACTGGAAACCACAATAAAGTCTTT
The sequence above is drawn from the Syngnathus scovelli strain Florida chromosome 1, RoL_Ssco_1.2, whole genome shotgun sequence genome and encodes:
- the LOC125975038 gene encoding uncharacterized protein, whose protein sequence is MKLVTITLLLFVHTADLTSSNCDGVKDQVVFCAADSSLKIEAPDTGYAWHFGTANVAVDSALTADPTSKKLTGTLAAKHTGVYLATKDGSPTGKFTIIVDAVTCTKNEECQVGTGSSILLNSELGNGADSWSLTKGDSSVETLGDDPPKFTAEKKELGLFNVQKTQSGTYKATKSADNAEFPVTVSDKTPVSVASVKKGVGCVATLECEVTGDAKTIEWTKDGAKLTSKGKTLTVDDKSAPYACEVQGYHGGAAVTSASFPYTYAAPEAVSKVTIERTASVLTCTADGPVKTWAWLTFGNVPVTASDGTVDRDPSKFNLASGAKGEFSCKVTDCQDNTKSSQFLRVGGKVDPTGTPTGAGGTTTPGAATQGTSCSVALLVISVLIELYVVMMM